The Anolis carolinensis isolate JA03-04 chromosome 2, rAnoCar3.1.pri, whole genome shotgun sequence genome has a window encoding:
- the rps18 gene encoding small ribosomal subunit protein uS13 codes for MSLVIPEKFQHILRVLNTNIDGRRKIAFAITAIKGVGRRYAHVVLRKADIDLTKRAGELTEDEVERVITIMQNPRQYKIPDWFLNRQKDVKDGKYSQVLANGLDNKLREDLERLKKIRAHRGLRHFWGLRVRGQHTKTTGRRGRTVGVSKKK; via the exons TCTCTCGTGATCCCAGAGAAGTTCCAACACATTCTTCGTGTCCTCAACACCAACATTGATGGGCGGAGGAAGATCGCCTTTGCCATCACCGCCATCAAG GGAGTGGGCCGGCGCTATGCCCACGTGGTCCTGAGGAAGGCTGACATTGACCTGACCAAGAGGGCCGGTGAACTCACAGAGGACGAG GTGGAGCGCGTGATCACCATCATGCAGAACCCCCGGCAGTACAAGATCCCCGACTGGTTCCTCAACAGGCAGAAGGACGTCAAGGATGGGAAGTACAGCCAG GTCTTGGCCAATGGGCTGGACAACAAGCTCCGCGAGGATTTGGAGCGCCTGAAGAAGATCCGGGCCCACCGGGGCCTGCGCCACTTCTGGGG CCTCCGTGTCCGAGGGCAGCACACCAAGACCACCGGCCGCAGGGGCAGAACCGTGGGTGTCTCCAAGAAGAAGTAG